The Arachis duranensis cultivar V14167 chromosome 2, aradu.V14167.gnm2.J7QH, whole genome shotgun sequence genome has a window encoding:
- the LOC107473671 gene encoding protein CUP-SHAPED COTYLEDON 3, whose protein sequence is MGLRDIGASLPPGFRFYPSDEELVLHYLYKKITNEEVLKGTLMEIDLHTCEPWQLPEVAKLNANEWYFFSFRDRKYATGFRTNRATTSGYWKATGKDRTVLDPLTREVVGMRKTLVFYKNRAPNGIKTGWIMHEFRLETPHMPPKEDWVLCRVFHKGKTDNSAKLSPQFMYEATPSSLTLASSSSSPPTNQTNCNNLHVIGYNQLPNFSSSSSPMPIHHNHHHHHHQNQNGSSSLMNLLQFSTKENSTITQLSPKGGGGGDDGGYGFMWDMDLEENSFHDGGVIASNLNDMRFEVDNNTMVML, encoded by the exons atggGTCTTAGAGATATTGGTGCTTCATTGCCACCTGGGTTTCGGTTCTAtccaagtgatgaagaattAGTTCTTCACTATCTTTACAAGAAGATCACAAATGAGGAAGTTCTCAAGGGTACTTTGATGGAAATTGATTTGCACACATGTGAGCCATGGCAGCTTCCTG AGGTGGCTAAGCTCAATGCAAATGAATGGTACTTCTTCAGCTTCCGTGACCGCAAATACGCCACCGGCTTTCGCACCAATCGCGCCACGACATCTGGCTACTGGAAAGCGACCGGCAAGGATCGTACGGTTCTCGATCCCCTCACCCGCGAGGTCGTAGGGATGCGGAAGACCTTGGTGTTCTACAAGAATAGAGCCCCAAATGGCATCAAAACTGGTTGGATCATGCATGAGTTTCGCTTGGAGACCCCACACATGCCACCTAAG GAGGATTGGGTTTTATGTAGAGTGTTTCACAAGGGCAAAACAGACAATAGTGCCAAACTAAGCCCACAATTCATGTATGAGGCCACACCTTCATCCCTAACTTTggcttcatcatcatcatccccaCCAACAAACCAAACAAATTGCAACAATTTGCATGTTATTGGGTATAACCAACTTCCcaatttctcatcatcatcatcaccaatgCCAATCCACCataatcaccatcatcatcatcatcaaaaccAAAACGGTTCTTCCTCTTTGATGAATCTCCTTCAATTTTCCACTAAGGAAAATAGTACCATTACTCAACTAAGTCCCAAAGGTGGCGGTGGCGGTGACGACGGCGGCTATGGGTTCATGTGGGACATGGATCTTGAGGAAAATAGCTTCCATGATGGTGGGGTTATTGCATCAAACTTGAACGACATGAGATTTGAGGTTGATAATAACACTATGGTTATGTTGTAG